Proteins co-encoded in one Bacillus paramycoides genomic window:
- the sap gene encoding S-layer protein Sap, which produces MAKTNSYKKVIAGTMTAAMVAGVVSPVAAAGKTFPDVPADHWGIDSINYLVEKGAVKGNDKGMFEPEKEITRAEAATMMAQILNLPIDKDAKPSFGDSQNQWYTPFIAAVEKAGVVKGKGEGVFDPTGKIDRVSMASLLVEAYKLDTKVDGPLETKFDDLKDSWGKDKANILVKLGISVGTGDKWEPNKSVTKAEAAQFIAKTDKQFGTTATTVESAKAVTTQKVEVKFNKAVEKLTKEDIKVTNKANNDKVLVKEVTLSEDKKSATVELYSNLAAKQTYTVDVNKAGKAEVVVGSLEAKTIEMADQTVVADEPTALQFTVKDENGTEVVSPEGIEFVTPAAEKINAKGEITLAKGTSTTVKAVYKKDGKVVAESKTVKVSAEGAAVASISNWTVAEQNKADFTSKDFKQNNKVYEGDNAYVQVELKDQFNAVTTGKVEYESLNTEVAVVDKATGKVTVLSAGKAPVKVTVKDANGKELVSKTVEIEAFAQKAMKEIKLEKTNVALSTKDVTDLKVKAPVLDQYGKEFTAPVTVKVLDKDGKELKEQKLEAKYVNKELVLNAAGQEAGNYTVVLTAKSGEKEAKATLALELKAPGVFSKFEVRGLEKELDKYVTEENQKNAMTVSVLPVDANGLVLKGAEAAELKVTTTNKEGKEVAATDAQVTVQNNSVITVGQGAKAGETYKVTVVLDGKLITTHSFKVVDTAPTAKRLAVEFTSTSLKEVAPNADLKAALLNILSVDGVPATTAKATVSNVEFVSADTNVVAENGTVGAKGATSIYVKNLTVVKEGKTQKVEFDKAVQVAVSIKEAKPATK; this is translated from the coding sequence ATGGCAAAGACTAACTCTTACAAAAAAGTAATCGCTGGTACAATGACAGCAGCAATGGTAGCAGGTGTTGTTTCTCCAGTAGCAGCAGCAGGTAAAACATTCCCAGACGTTCCAGCTGATCACTGGGGAATTGATTCTATTAACTACTTAGTAGAAAAAGGCGCAGTTAAAGGTAACGACAAAGGAATGTTCGAGCCTGAAAAAGAAATCACTCGTGCAGAAGCAGCTACAATGATGGCTCAAATCTTAAACTTACCAATCGATAAAGATGCTAAACCATCTTTCGGTGACTCTCAAAACCAATGGTATACTCCATTCATCGCAGCTGTAGAAAAAGCTGGCGTTGTTAAAGGTAAAGGCGAAGGCGTATTCGATCCAACTGGAAAAATCGACCGCGTTTCAATGGCATCTCTTCTTGTAGAAGCTTACAAATTAGATACTAAAGTAGACGGTCCTCTAGAAACTAAATTCGATGATTTAAAAGATAGCTGGGGTAAAGATAAAGCTAACATCCTAGTTAAATTAGGAATCTCTGTTGGTACTGGCGACAAATGGGAGCCAAATAAATCTGTAACTAAAGCAGAAGCAGCTCAATTTATTGCTAAGACTGACAAGCAGTTCGGTACAACAGCAACAACAGTTGAATCTGCAAAAGCAGTTACAACTCAAAAAGTAGAAGTTAAATTCAACAAAGCTGTTGAAAAGTTAACTAAAGAAGATATCAAAGTAACTAACAAAGCTAACAACGATAAAGTATTAGTTAAAGAAGTAACTTTATCAGAAGATAAAAAATCTGCTACAGTTGAATTATATAGTAACTTAGCAGCTAAACAAACTTACACTGTAGATGTAAACAAAGCTGGTAAAGCTGAAGTAGTTGTAGGTTCTTTAGAAGCAAAAACAATCGAAATGGCTGACCAAACAGTTGTAGCTGATGAGCCAACTGCATTACAATTCACAGTCAAAGATGAAAACGGTACTGAAGTTGTTTCACCAGAAGGTATCGAATTTGTAACTCCAGCTGCAGAAAAAATTAATGCAAAAGGTGAAATCACTTTAGCAAAAGGTACTTCAACTACTGTAAAAGCTGTTTATAAAAAAGACGGTAAAGTAGTAGCTGAAAGTAAAACAGTAAAAGTTTCTGCTGAAGGTGCTGCAGTAGCTTCAATCTCTAACTGGACAGTTGCAGAACAAAATAAAGCTGACTTTACTTCTAAAGATTTCAAACAAAACAATAAAGTTTACGAAGGCGACAACGCTTACGTTCAAGTAGAGTTGAAAGATCAATTTAATGCAGTAACAACTGGAAAAGTTGAATATGAGTCATTAAACACAGAAGTTGCTGTAGTAGATAAAGCTACTGGTAAAGTAACTGTATTATCTGCAGGAAAAGCACCAGTAAAAGTAACTGTTAAAGATGCAAATGGTAAAGAGCTTGTTTCAAAAACAGTTGAAATTGAAGCTTTTGCTCAAAAAGCAATGAAAGAAATTAAATTAGAAAAAACTAACGTAGCGCTTTCTACAAAAGATGTAACAGATTTAAAAGTAAAAGCTCCAGTACTAGATCAATACGGTAAAGAGTTTACAGCTCCTGTAACAGTGAAAGTACTTGATAAAGATGGTAAAGAATTAAAAGAGCAAAAATTAGAAGCTAAATATGTGAACAAAGAATTAGTTCTGAATGCAGCAGGTCAAGAAGCTGGTAATTATACAGTTGTATTAACTGCAAAATCTGGTGAAAAAGAAGCAAAAGCTACATTAGCTCTAGAATTAAAAGCTCCAGGTGTATTCTCTAAATTCGAAGTTCGTGGTTTAGAAAAAGAATTAGATAAATATGTTACTGAGGAAAATCAAAAGAATGCAATGACTGTTTCAGTTCTTCCTGTAGATGCAAATGGATTAGTATTAAAAGGTGCAGAAGCAGCTGAACTAAAAGTAACAACAACAAACAAAGAAGGTAAAGAAGTAGCTGCAACTGATGCACAAGTTACTGTACAAAATAACAGTGTAATTACTGTTGGTCAAGGTGCAAAAGCTGGTGAAACTTATAAAGTAACAGTTGTACTAGATGGTAAATTAATCACAACTCATTCATTCAAAGTTGTTGATACAGCACCAACTGCTAAAAGATTAGCAGTAGAATTTACAAGCACATCTCTTAAAGAAGTAGCTCCAAATGCTGATTTAAAAGCTGCACTTTTAAATATCTTATCTGTTGATGGTGTACCTGCAACTACAGCAAAAGCAACAGTTTCTAATGTAGAATTTGTTTCTGCTGACACAAATGTTGTAGCTGAAAATGGTACAGTTGGTGCAAAAGGTGCAACATCTATCTATGTGAAAAACCTGACAGTTGTAAAAGAAGGAAAAACACAAAAAGTGGAATTCGATAAAGCTGTACAAGTTGCAGTTTCTATTAAAGAAGCAAAACCTGCAACAAAATAA
- the csaB gene encoding polysaccharide pyruvyl transferase CsaB has product MRLVLSGYYGFYNVGDEAILQSIIKALHEEDPTLELVVLSNDPDYTRKMYGVEAVNRWDIRAIYKEIKRSNGLISGGGSLLQDKTSIKSILYYTGIMRIARFLKKPYYIYAQGIGPITKRQNRLLVKWQVSKAEYISVRDEDSFLYLKEIGIKKDIELVPDPVLACQPEGMKSEWLQKHSIQGKVIAVSVRYWDAKEDYMKKLADTLKKFKRDGYHILFVPMHGPFDQNASRDIINLMGEEAHMLPYKLDIHEKISILSECSLLIGMRLHALILSAVANIPVVGISYDPKIDSFLQQVNQPIIGNVDGDWTAETLYNVAMKQLEQKEYVQATLEQRIEELREQISTASRYIISDLNSKELKKRGMES; this is encoded by the coding sequence GTGCGGTTAGTTTTATCAGGATATTATGGTTTTTATAATGTTGGGGACGAAGCAATTTTGCAATCAATTATTAAAGCGCTACATGAAGAGGATCCTACTCTTGAGCTTGTTGTACTTTCGAATGACCCCGACTATACAAGGAAAATGTACGGTGTAGAGGCAGTAAATCGTTGGGATATAAGAGCGATTTATAAGGAAATAAAGAGAAGTAATGGCTTAATTAGCGGAGGGGGAAGCCTCCTGCAAGATAAAACGAGTATTAAAAGTATTTTGTACTATACAGGTATTATGCGAATTGCTCGTTTTTTGAAGAAGCCGTATTATATTTATGCGCAAGGAATTGGTCCAATTACGAAAAGACAAAATCGTTTATTAGTGAAATGGCAAGTATCAAAAGCGGAATATATATCAGTTCGTGATGAAGATTCATTTTTGTATTTAAAAGAGATTGGTATTAAGAAGGATATCGAACTAGTTCCAGATCCAGTATTGGCATGTCAACCAGAAGGAATGAAGTCGGAGTGGCTGCAAAAACATTCGATTCAAGGGAAAGTAATTGCAGTTAGTGTGAGGTATTGGGACGCGAAAGAAGATTATATGAAGAAGTTAGCAGATACGCTGAAAAAATTTAAGCGTGATGGATACCACATTTTATTCGTACCAATGCATGGACCATTTGATCAAAATGCATCACGCGATATTATTAACTTAATGGGGGAAGAAGCTCATATGCTTCCATATAAGTTGGACATTCATGAAAAAATTTCAATTTTGTCGGAATGTTCGCTTCTAATCGGTATGAGACTTCATGCGCTCATACTATCTGCGGTTGCTAATATTCCTGTGGTCGGTATTTCATATGATCCAAAGATCGATTCATTTTTACAACAAGTAAATCAGCCGATTATCGGAAACGTAGATGGTGATTGGACAGCTGAAACTTTGTATAATGTCGCAATGAAGCAACTAGAACAAAAAGAATATGTACAAGCAACATTGGAACAAAGGATAGAAGAATTGCGAGAGCAAATTTCAACAGCGTCTCGATATATCATAAGTGACTTGAATTCAAAAGAGTTGAAAAAAAGAGGAATGGAATCTTAA
- a CDS encoding putative polysaccharide biosynthesis protein has product MNNKFVKGAAILTITTFLSKVLGSFFQIPLQNIAGDEVLGIFRLVFPVYMIALTLSVAGVPLAISQLIAELHERNDQAGIAKLFTSASIIGVIFGVLGFSVIMIGSSMFANMLGGQDTRLPLIVTSFALLIAPYMAVYRGYFQGFGDMIPTGVSQVIEQFIRVFFMLAIAFLFVSWNKDSDVVTGGAMIGSCLGVITSLIYLRSKYVKSIYRYKSHTYSLQDFKHNAKKILQVSIPIAIGALSMPVLNLVDSVTIPHMLHESTTTIQEQFGIYSRGFAFTQLIVVFASAMVFPLIPLLTAALTKKDITLAKQTIERTNELAHVLTTPITIWLMALTIPLNVGLFTDAKGSGMLAILIGSSYFTSLMVLSIGILQGINRSKQAAWIVVGASFIKVILNIVLVSQFGITGAAYSTLIIYIMICIVNYIYIRKELAYSIRVGRFFAVIGVSSIVGIGLYFTSTFINVVDSRIIAIIYSGLAFCLALFIYGICALKLNWISKKQIPFLRK; this is encoded by the coding sequence ATGAATAATAAGTTTGTGAAAGGCGCTGCGATTTTAACGATTACAACGTTTCTATCGAAAGTGTTGGGAAGTTTTTTTCAAATCCCATTACAAAATATAGCAGGAGATGAAGTGCTGGGGATTTTTCGTCTTGTGTTTCCTGTGTATATGATAGCTTTAACTTTATCAGTAGCGGGAGTACCGCTAGCGATATCACAGTTAATCGCTGAACTTCATGAGAGGAATGACCAGGCCGGAATTGCCAAACTATTTACTTCAGCATCTATTATTGGGGTAATATTTGGAGTGCTTGGATTTTCAGTTATTATGATTGGATCAAGTATGTTTGCAAATATGCTTGGTGGACAAGATACGAGACTCCCATTAATTGTAACTTCGTTTGCGTTATTAATCGCACCATATATGGCGGTATATCGAGGGTATTTCCAAGGTTTTGGAGATATGATTCCTACCGGGGTGTCACAAGTAATTGAGCAGTTCATTCGTGTTTTCTTTATGTTAGCAATTGCATTCTTATTTGTATCTTGGAATAAAGATAGTGATGTTGTAACAGGCGGCGCAATGATTGGTTCTTGCCTTGGGGTAATTACGTCACTTATCTATTTGAGATCGAAGTATGTAAAAAGTATATATCGTTATAAAAGTCATACATATTCACTACAAGATTTTAAACATAATGCAAAAAAGATACTTCAGGTTTCGATTCCAATTGCAATTGGAGCATTATCGATGCCGGTGTTAAATTTAGTTGATTCTGTAACGATTCCACATATGTTGCATGAATCTACTACAACGATTCAAGAACAATTTGGTATATATAGTCGTGGCTTTGCGTTTACACAATTAATTGTCGTGTTTGCAAGTGCGATGGTATTTCCATTAATCCCGTTATTAACTGCTGCATTAACAAAGAAAGATATAACGTTAGCAAAACAAACAATTGAACGAACAAACGAGCTTGCTCATGTTTTAACAACACCAATAACAATCTGGCTCATGGCACTTACAATTCCGTTAAATGTTGGATTGTTTACAGATGCTAAAGGGAGCGGAATGTTAGCTATTTTAATTGGTAGTTCGTATTTCACATCACTTATGGTATTATCAATAGGGATTTTGCAAGGAATTAACCGTTCTAAGCAAGCGGCGTGGATCGTTGTTGGAGCGAGTTTTATAAAAGTCATATTAAATATAGTACTTGTAAGTCAATTTGGCATAACTGGTGCGGCTTATAGTACACTTATCATATATATCATGATTTGTATCGTAAACTATATATACATTCGAAAAGAATTGGCTTATTCGATTCGCGTGGGGAGATTTTTTGCTGTAATTGGAGTATCTAGTATAGTGGGGATAGGATTATATTTCACATCTACTTTCATAAATGTGGTAGATTCTAGAATTATCGCAATAATATATAGTGGTTTAGCGTTTTGTTTGGCCTTGTTCATATATGGCATATGCGCATTAAAGTTGAACTGGATATCCAAAAAGCAAATTCCATTTTTACGTAAGTAA
- a CDS encoding accessory Sec system S-layer assembly protein has protein sequence MLSFLKKAKKKGKDTTVSSNQLFGQEETNTENKTVKPTLYFHPSWGAVAQEQKYIYQFLHKELPRLQEYQISLSGIEIEKRDSGYDVAVFIRSTVPKPISFEEVTLILLNKEKKLCARKTFNLSALGDIPANVNMPFIFTFEQETITDAELSQTNWELAFELESKHALDLDPSWEAQLPEASKEALRNFVDNLTPPNDGEMNFLGLQAARKENGDLHTTLLIRNGCKDTIQLEQLPLHIEDASGAVVVKGAFTLPNLEIKANTTKPWSFVFPASSILKEDMDLSSWKAFVPQD, from the coding sequence ATGTTATCATTCCTAAAAAAAGCTAAGAAAAAAGGAAAAGATACAACTGTCTCTAGTAATCAATTATTCGGACAAGAAGAAACAAATACTGAAAATAAAACTGTAAAGCCAACGCTTTACTTCCACCCAAGCTGGGGTGCAGTAGCACAAGAACAAAAATACATTTATCAATTTTTACATAAAGAACTACCACGTTTACAAGAATATCAAATTTCTTTATCTGGAATTGAAATTGAAAAACGTGATAGTGGTTATGACGTAGCTGTATTTATTCGCAGCACTGTTCCGAAACCAATTTCTTTCGAAGAGGTTACATTAATTCTTCTAAATAAAGAGAAGAAACTATGCGCAAGAAAAACATTTAACCTGTCTGCATTAGGAGATATTCCTGCAAATGTAAATATGCCATTCATCTTTACATTTGAGCAAGAAACAATTACGGATGCTGAATTATCGCAAACAAATTGGGAGTTAGCATTTGAACTTGAAAGTAAGCATGCATTAGATTTAGATCCATCTTGGGAAGCTCAGTTACCTGAAGCAAGCAAAGAAGCTTTACGTAATTTTGTAGACAATTTAACACCTCCAAATGATGGTGAAATGAACTTCCTAGGTCTGCAAGCTGCAAGAAAAGAAAACGGTGATTTACATACAACGCTTCTTATTCGTAACGGTTGCAAAGACACGATCCAACTAGAGCAACTTCCTCTTCATATTGAAGATGCATCAGGTGCAGTTGTCGTTAAAGGTGCTTTCACATTACCGAATCTTGAAATTAAAGCGAACACTACAAAACCATGGTCATTTGTCTTCCCTGCTTCATCTATATTAAAAGAAGATATGGATCTATCTTCTTGGAAAGCATTTGTACCACAAGACTAA
- the ea1 gene encoding S-layer protein EA1, translated as MAKTNSYKKVIAGTMTAAMVAGVVSPVAAAGKSFPDVPAGHWAEGSINYLVDKGAIIGKPDGTYGPTESIDRASAAVIFTKILNLPVDENAQPSFKDAKNTWAAKYIAAVEKAGIVKGDGKENFYPNGKIDRASFASMLVSAYNLKDKVNGELVTTFEDLLDHWGEEKANILINLGISVGTGDKWEPNKSVSRAEAAQFIALTDEKYGKKDNEQAYVTDVKVFEPAKLTLTGTGLDKLSADDVTLEGDKAVAIEASADGTSAVVTLGGKVAPNKDLTVKVKNQSFVTKFVYEVKKLAVEKLTFDDDRAGQTVAFKLNDEKGNADVEYLNLADHDVKFVANNLDGSAANIFEGGESTSTTGKLAVGIKQGEYKVEVQVTKRGGLTVSNTGIITVKNLDTPASAIKNVVFAVDADNDGAVNYGSKLAGKDFALNSQNLVVGEKASLNKLVATIAGEDKVVDPGSISIKSSNHGIISVVNNYITAEAAGEATLTIKVGDVTKDVKFKVTTDSRKLVSVKANPDKLQVVQNKTLPVTFVTTDQYGDPFGANSAAIKEVLPKTGVVAEGGLDVVTTDAGSIGTKTVSVTGNEVGEGTVHFQNANGATLGSLYVNVTEGNVAFKNFELVSKVGQYGQSPDTKLDLNVSNKVEYQLSKYTSDRVYSDPENLEGYVVESKNPAVAEAKIVGNKVVVTGKAPGKVDIHLTKNGATAGKATIEIVQETIAIKSVNFKPVQTENFVEKKINIGTVLELEKSNLDDIVKGINLTKETQHKVRVVKSGDEQGKLYLDRNGDAVFNAGDVKLGDVTVSQTSDSALPNFKADLYDTLTTKYTDKGTLVFKVLKDKDVITSEIGSQAVHVNVLNNPNL; from the coding sequence ATGGCAAAGACTAACTCTTACAAAAAAGTAATCGCAGGTACAATGACAGCAGCAATGGTAGCCGGTGTTGTATCTCCAGTAGCAGCAGCAGGTAAATCATTCCCAGACGTTCCAGCTGGACATTGGGCAGAAGGTTCTATTAACTACTTAGTAGATAAAGGTGCAATTATAGGTAAGCCAGACGGTACATATGGTCCAACCGAATCAATCGATCGTGCTTCTGCAGCTGTAATCTTCACTAAAATTTTAAATTTACCAGTTGATGAAAATGCTCAACCTTCTTTCAAAGATGCTAAAAATACATGGGCTGCTAAATATATTGCAGCAGTAGAAAAAGCTGGTATCGTTAAAGGTGACGGCAAAGAAAACTTCTATCCAAATGGAAAGATTGACCGTGCTTCTTTCGCTTCTATGTTAGTAAGTGCTTATAACTTAAAAGATAAAGTTAACGGCGAGTTAGTTACGACATTTGAAGATTTATTAGATCATTGGGGTGAAGAAAAAGCAAACATCCTAATCAACCTTGGAATTTCTGTAGGTACTGGTGATAAATGGGAGCCGAATAAATCTGTATCTCGTGCAGAAGCAGCTCAATTTATCGCATTAACAGATGAAAAATATGGTAAAAAAGATAATGAACAAGCATATGTAACTGATGTGAAAGTTTTTGAACCAGCGAAATTAACATTAACAGGTACTGGCTTAGACAAACTTTCTGCTGATGATGTAACTCTTGAAGGAGACAAAGCAGTTGCGATTGAAGCAAGTGCTGATGGTACTTCTGCAGTTGTAACACTTGGTGGTAAAGTAGCTCCAAATAAAGACCTTACTGTAAAAGTGAAAAACCAATCATTCGTAACGAAATTCGTATACGAAGTGAAAAAATTAGCAGTAGAAAAACTTACATTTGATGATGATCGTGCTGGTCAAACAGTTGCTTTCAAATTAAACGATGAAAAAGGTAACGCTGATGTTGAGTACTTAAACTTAGCAGATCATGACGTCAAATTTGTAGCAAATAACTTAGATGGTTCAGCAGCAAACATCTTTGAAGGTGGAGAATCTACTTCTACTACAGGTAAATTAGCTGTTGGCATTAAGCAAGGTGAGTACAAAGTAGAAGTACAAGTTACAAAACGCGGTGGTTTAACAGTTTCTAACACTGGTATTATTACAGTGAAAAACCTTGATACGCCAGCTTCTGCAATTAAAAATGTTGTATTTGCGGTAGATGCTGATAATGATGGTGCTGTAAACTATGGTAGCAAGCTTGCTGGTAAAGACTTTGCTTTAAATAGCCAAAACTTAGTTGTTGGTGAAAAAGCATCTCTTAATAAATTAGTTGCTACAATTGCTGGAGAAGATAAAGTAGTTGATCCAGGATCAATTAGCATCAAATCTTCAAACCACGGTATTATCTCTGTAGTAAACAACTACATTACTGCTGAGGCTGCTGGTGAAGCTACACTTACTATTAAAGTAGGTGACGTAACGAAAGATGTTAAATTTAAAGTAACGACTGATTCTCGTAAATTAGTATCAGTAAAAGCTAACCCAGACAAATTACAAGTTGTTCAAAATAAAACATTACCTGTTACATTCGTAACAACTGACCAATATGGCGATCCATTTGGTGCTAACTCAGCTGCAATTAAAGAAGTTCTTCCAAAAACAGGTGTAGTTGCAGAAGGTGGATTAGATGTAGTAACAACTGATGCTGGCTCAATTGGTACAAAAACTGTATCGGTTACAGGTAACGAAGTAGGCGAAGGTACAGTTCACTTCCAAAATGCTAATGGAGCTACTTTAGGTTCATTATATGTGAATGTAACAGAAGGTAACGTTGCATTTAAAAACTTTGAACTTGTATCTAAAGTAGGTCAATATGGCCAATCACCTGATACAAAACTTGACCTAAATGTTTCTAACAAAGTTGAATATCAATTATCTAAGTACACTTCAGATCGCGTATACTCTGATCCTGAAAACTTAGAAGGTTATGTAGTTGAGTCTAAAAATCCAGCTGTAGCTGAAGCTAAGATTGTTGGAAATAAAGTTGTTGTAACAGGTAAAGCACCAGGTAAAGTTGATATCCACTTAACGAAAAATGGTGCAACTGCTGGTAAAGCGACAATTGAAATCGTTCAAGAAACAATCGCTATTAAATCTGTAAACTTCAAGCCAGTTCAAACAGAAAACTTTGTTGAGAAGAAAATCAACATCGGTACTGTATTAGAGCTTGAGAAGAGTAACCTTGATGATATCGTAAAAGGTATTAACTTAACGAAAGAAACACAACATAAAGTACGTGTTGTAAAATCTGGTGACGAGCAAGGTAAACTTTACTTAGATAGAAACGGCGATGCTGTATTTAACGCTGGCGATGTAAAACTTGGCGATGTAACAGTATCTCAAACAAGTGATTCTGCACTTCCAAACTTTAAGGCAGACCTTTATGATACTTTAACTACTAAGTACACTGACAAAGGTACATTAGTATTCAAAGTATTAAAAGATAAAGATGTTATTACAAGCGAAATCGGTTCACAAGCTGTACACGTAAACGTTCTTAACAACCCAAATCTATAA
- the secA2 gene encoding accessory Sec system translocase SecA2: protein MLNSVKKLLGDSQKRKLKKYEQLVQEINNLEVKLSDLSDEELRHKTITFKNMLRDGKTVDDIKVEAFAVVREAAKRVLGLRHYDVQLIGGLVLLEGNIAEMPTGEGKTLVSSLPTYVRALEGKGVHVITVNDYLAKRDKELIGQVHEFLGLKVGLNIPQIDPSEKKLAYEADITYGIGTEFGFDYLRDNMAASKDEQVQRPYHFAIIDEIDSVLIDEAKTPLIIAGKKSSSSDLHYLCAKVIKSFQDTLHYTYDAETKSASFTEDGITKIEDLFDIDNLYDLEHQTLYHYMIQALRAHVAFQCDVDYIVHDEKILLVDIFTGRVMDGRSLSDGLHQALEAKEGLEITEENQTQASITIQNFFRMYPALSGMTGTAKTEEKEFNRVYNMEVMPIPTNRPIIREDKNDVVYVTADAKYKAVREDVLKHNKQGRPILIGTMSILQSETVARYLDEAHITYQLLNAKSAEQEADLIATAGQKGQITIATNMAGRGTDILLGEGVHELGGLHVIGTERHESRRVDNQLKGRAGRQGDPGSSQFFLSLEDEMLKRFAHEEVEKLTKSLKTDESGLILTSKVHDFVNRTQLICEGSHFSMREYNLKLDDVINDQRNVIYKLRYNLLQEDTNMIEIIIPMIDHAVEAISKQYLLEGMLPEEWDFASLTANIKEILPVENMPSLSANNVHSPEDLQSVLKDTLSLYKERVNELNSNTDLQQSLRYVALHFLDQNWVNHLDAMTHLKEGIGLRQYQQEDPTRLYQKEGLDIFLYTYGNFEKEMCRYVARHLGVPENVQ from the coding sequence ATGCTGAATTCGGTAAAAAAGCTGTTAGGAGATTCTCAAAAGAGAAAACTAAAAAAATATGAACAACTTGTTCAAGAAATTAATAATCTAGAAGTAAAACTATCTGATTTATCTGATGAAGAATTACGTCATAAAACGATCACATTCAAAAACATGCTTCGTGACGGAAAAACAGTGGATGATATAAAAGTTGAAGCGTTCGCTGTTGTACGTGAAGCAGCAAAACGTGTACTTGGATTACGTCACTACGATGTGCAGTTAATTGGTGGTCTTGTACTATTAGAAGGTAATATTGCAGAGATGCCAACTGGCGAAGGAAAAACATTAGTTTCTTCTCTTCCAACGTACGTACGTGCTCTTGAAGGAAAAGGCGTTCACGTGATTACTGTAAACGACTATTTAGCAAAACGAGATAAAGAATTAATTGGCCAAGTTCATGAATTTCTAGGTTTGAAGGTTGGATTGAATATTCCTCAAATTGATCCTTCTGAAAAGAAACTTGCTTACGAAGCTGATATTACATATGGTATTGGAACAGAATTTGGCTTTGACTATTTACGTGATAATATGGCTGCTTCAAAAGATGAGCAGGTGCAACGTCCCTATCATTTTGCTATTATCGATGAGATTGATAGCGTTTTAATTGATGAAGCGAAGACGCCTCTTATTATCGCCGGTAAGAAATCAAGTAGCTCTGATTTACACTATTTATGTGCAAAAGTTATTAAGTCATTCCAGGATACTCTTCATTACACATACGATGCAGAAACGAAATCTGCTAGTTTTACAGAAGACGGTATTACAAAAATAGAAGATTTATTTGATATCGATAACCTATATGATTTAGAGCATCAAACTTTATATCATTATATGATTCAAGCATTACGAGCTCATGTCGCTTTCCAATGTGATGTTGACTATATTGTACATGATGAAAAAATTCTACTTGTAGATATTTTCACGGGCCGCGTTATGGATGGTCGCTCTTTAAGTGATGGTTTACACCAAGCTCTTGAAGCAAAAGAAGGCTTAGAAATCACAGAAGAAAACCAAACACAAGCGTCCATTACAATTCAAAACTTCTTCCGTATGTATCCAGCATTATCTGGTATGACAGGTACAGCAAAAACGGAAGAAAAAGAATTTAATCGTGTATATAACATGGAAGTTATGCCGATTCCGACAAACCGTCCTATCATTCGTGAAGACAAAAATGACGTCGTGTACGTAACAGCTGATGCTAAATATAAAGCTGTACGTGAAGATGTTCTAAAGCACAATAAACAAGGACGCCCGATTTTAATTGGGACAATGTCGATTTTGCAATCAGAAACTGTTGCTCGTTACTTAGATGAAGCGCATATTACATATCAATTATTAAATGCAAAAAGTGCAGAACAAGAGGCCGATTTAATCGCAACAGCTGGACAAAAAGGACAAATCACAATTGCGACGAATATGGCCGGACGAGGTACTGATATTTTACTAGGTGAGGGTGTCCATGAACTTGGTGGATTACATGTAATTGGGACAGAACGCCATGAATCAAGACGCGTTGACAATCAGCTAAAAGGTCGTGCTGGTCGTCAAGGAGATCCAGGTAGCTCTCAGTTCTTCCTTTCTCTAGAAGATGAAATGCTAAAACGTTTCGCACATGAAGAAGTCGAGAAATTAACGAAATCACTGAAAACAGATGAATCAGGACTTATTCTCACTTCTAAAGTCCATGATTTCGTGAACCGTACACAATTAATTTGTGAAGGTAGCCATTTCTCAATGCGTGAGTACAATTTAAAGTTAGACGATGTAATCAATGACCAACGTAACGTTATTTATAAATTACGTTATAACTTATTACAAGAAGATACAAATATGATTGAAATTATTATTCCAATGATTGATCATGCTGTAGAAGCCATTTCTAAGCAATACCTTTTAGAAGGTATGCTTCCGGAAGAATGGGATTTTGCTAGTTTAACAGCAAATATAAAAGAAATTTTACCAGTAGAAAACATGCCATCACTATCAGCGAATAATGTACATTCACCGGAAGATTTACAATCCGTTTTGAAAGATACATTATCTCTTTATAAAGAGCGTGTAAATGAACTAAATAGCAATACTGATTTACAGCAGTCGCTACGATATGTTGCCCTTCATTTCCTAGATCAGAACTGGGTCAATCACTTAGATGCAATGACCCACTTAAAAGAAGGCATCGGGCTAAGACAATATCAACAAGAAGATCCTACTCGTCTGTATCAAAAAGAAGGTTTAGATATCTTTTTATACACATATGGTAATTTCGAAAAAGAAATGTGCCGCTATGTTGCAAGACATTTAGGTGTTCCTGAAAACGTACAATAA